The genomic interval GAATATAGCTGTCCTCGCAAGTGCACGTTCCCAATCacgattttttttattgctgttttttcaGCGAGAAATATGAGTTGGCGTGGAAGATCAACCTATCGGCCTAATCCAAGACGCCGTATAGAACCTCCTGAGATGATTGGGCGTATGCTGGTGAGTGCTTTAATGTTAATTCGATATTTTCTATTAGCAGACAGTAATATTTGTGATAATGTTGTTGCATAGGTGTATAGACACTGATAAAATTCTTTCATGCTGATAAAAATGATTATGGCGTCTCGTGAAGGGAACATTGATTCAGGtggattttgtttctctctcgtgttcttcagcttttgcccatgACATTTTTCTCATGGTGGGCTTGTAAATGACAGATGATACACATCGTGTAATAGCTTCCAAAGTCCTTGTGGGTCACTGTTCTCACAGTAAGCTTCCTGTGGGTGGAGTAACCTTATTGGGCATGGACAATggatttggagaaatgtctgttttttgtttttgtttttcttttcctctccttcctgctgtctCATGAAGAAGAACTGTCTTTAGTCTTAGTTATGATCAGAAATATCTGTGtattctgtatatgtatatatatatgtaatcttgTATTAACAAGAAACCTGTTTTTTCTTGatttgcaaacacacacacacacacacacacacacacacacccccacacacttTCCCTAGCCCGAGCAGTTCAGTGATGAAGAAGTGGTACCACCAAAACCTGAAGAAGGGGAACCGGCAGCTGAAAGTCAGGATCCTGTACCTGCTCAGGAGGGAGAAGATGAGGGAGCATCTTCAGGTCAAggtgaagggaaagggaagaagaatgcCTGTCGTgggggggatggggtggggcgTGTGTCTCATGTATTGCCACATAGCAGGCACAGGAGgaaaggaaacaatgaaaagaatGGCTGCAGTGGACTGAAAAAGTGAGGAGGGTATATGGTTTGCAGCTTAGCTTAGGGAAACTCCTCACTATGATGAAACATGTCCACGTTATGAATAAGATCATGCAGGCTCGGAGACTGGGTTTAATCCAAGAAGAGTTGACTGGTGAATGCAAGATTTGTGCTTTGTTTCAAAGTTTGAGTCCTTCTATCATCTGTCTACGTTACtgtaaaaagaagtaaataattttGCTGAAAATGCTTACAACTCAAATGGTTTACTGTAAGGTAGCTTAGTAGTGGCCCAGGAATAGATCCAGGTCGGAGGAGCAGGACTAGCTCTAAAAACGGAGTCACTGAACGTTGGCCACTGTTTGCTTGGATTGAAATTTTAATGTGATGGGTTTGATAAAAACTGAATGAATCGGGATACTGCCATATGTGGAGCTGCTTTAGTACGATGTTCTTTTCTttactattgtttttctttttgagacagagtctctcgctctgttgcccaggatggagtgcagtgacgtgatctcggctcattgcaacctgcgcctcctgggttgaagcagttctcctgtcctcATCCTCAGtacagtagctgggagtataggcgcccaccaccacaggcaattaatttttgtatttttaata from Callithrix jacchus isolate 240 chromosome X, calJac240_pri, whole genome shotgun sequence carries:
- the LOC144581084 gene encoding G antigen 10-like, yielding MSWRGRSTYRPNPRRRIEPPEMIGRMLPEQFSDEEVVPPKPEEGEPAAESQDPVPAQEGEDEGASSGQGPEPEADSQEEVHPKTGCERGDSPDVQEVCLPNPEEVQPPEAGGKQSQC